One region of Oryza sativa Japonica Group chromosome 10, ASM3414082v1 genomic DNA includes:
- the LOC4349186 gene encoding LRR receptor-like serine/threonine-protein kinase FLS2: MKEPTAHMAPVVHRFFLVDVVVLFAAAAAAAIPASAEAAASSSQTDALLAWKASLDDAASLSDWTRAAPVCTWRGVACDAAGSVASLRLRSLRLRGGIHALDFAALPALTELDLNDNYLVGAIPARISRLRSLASLDLGSNWFDGSIPPQFGDLSGLVDLRLYNNNLVGAIPHQLSRLPKIAHVDLGANYLTGLDFRKFSPMPTMTFLSLFLNSLNGSFPEFVIRSGNLTFLDLSHNNFSGSIPDMLPEKLPNLMYLNLSFNAFSGQIPASIGRLTKLLDLRIDSNNLTGGVPVFLGSMSQLKVLDLGFNPLGGTIPPVLGQLQMLQQLSIMNAELVSTLPPELGNLKNLTVMELSMNQLSGGLPPEFAGMQAMRVFSISTNNLTGEIPPALFTSWPELISFQVQNNLFTGKIPPELGKAGKLIVLFMFGNRLSGSIPAALGSLTSLEDLDLSDNDLTGGIPPELGHLSHLTFLKLSHNSISGPIPGNMGNNFKMQGVDHSSGNSSNSRSGSDFCQLLSLKILYLSNNKLTGKLPDCWWNLQNLQFIDLSNNAFSGEIPTVQTNYNCSLESVHLADNGFTGVFPSSLEMCKALITLDIGNNRFFGGIPPWIGKGLLSLKFLSLKSNNFTGEIPSELSNLSQLQLLDISNNGLTGLIPKSFGNLTSMKNPNTLSAQETLEWSSYINWLLYSDGIDTIWKGQEQFFEKTIELLTGINLSGNSLSQCIPDELTTLQGLLFLNLSRNHLSCGIPKNIGNTKNLEFLDLSLN; this comes from the coding sequence ATGAAGGAACCGACTGCGCACATGGCTCCCGTCGTCCACCGTTTCTtcctcgtcgacgtcgtcgtcctcttcgccgcggccgcggccgctgccATCCCTGCGTCGGCCGAAGCGgcagcgtcgtcgtcgcagACCGACGCGCTGCTGGCGTGGAAGGCCAGCCTGGACGACGCGGCCTCGCTGTCCGACTGGACGCGGGCCGCGCCGGTCTGCACCTGGCGCGGCGTGGCCTgcgacgccgccggcagcgTTGCCTCGCTCCGGCTCCggagcctccgcctccgcggcggcatCCACGCGCTCGACTTCGCGGCGCTCCCGGCGCTCACTGAGCTCGACCTCAACGACAACTACCTCGTCGGCGCGATCCCGGCCAGAATCTCGCGGCTGCGCTCACTCGCCTCGCTCGACCTCGGCAGCAACTGGTTCGACGGCTCCATCCCGCCGCAGTTCGGCGACCTCTCCGGCCTCGTCGACCTCCGCCTCTACAACAACAACCTCGTCGGCGCCATCCCGCACCAGCTCAGCCGGCTCCCCAAGATCGCCCATGTCGACCTGGGAGCAAACTACCTGACCGGGCTCGACTTCCGCAAGTTCTCGCCGATGCCCACCATGACGTTCCTGTCTCTTTTCCTCAACTCCCTCAACGGCAGCTTCCCGGAGTTCGTCATCCGCAGCGGCAACCTCACTTTCCTCGACCTGTCGCACAACAATTTCTCTGGGTCCATACCAGACATGCTGCCGGAAAAGCTCCCGAATCTGATGTACCTCAACTTGTCCTTCAACGCGTTCTCCGGTCAAATTCCGGCGTCGATCGGGAGGTTGACGAAGCTCCTGGACCTTCGGATTGACAGCAACAACCTCACCGGTGGCGTCCCGGTGTTCCTGGGGTCGATGTCGCAGTTGAAGGTTCTTGATCTCGGATTCAACCCGCTGGGCGGTACTATCCCACCTGTTCTTGGCCAGCTCCAGATGCTGCAGCAGCTCAGCATCATGAACGCCGAGCTCGTTTCAACTCTGCCGCCTGAGCTGGGAAATCTTAAGAATCTCACTGTCATGGAGCTGTCCATGAACCAGCTCTCCGGTGGATTGCCGCCGGAGTTCGCCGGGATGCAAGCAATGCGGGTGTTCAGCATTTCAACGAACAACCTCACCGGTGAGATCCCACCGGCGTTGTTCACGAGCTGGCCCGAGCTCATATCCTTCCAAGTGCAGAACAACTTGTTCACCGGCAAGATTCCGCCGGAGCTGGGAAAGGCAGGGAAACTGATAGTGTTGTTCATGTTTGGAAATAGATTATCAGGCAGCATACCCGCAGCATTAGGGAGTTTGACAAGCTTGGAGGATCTTGATTTGTCAGATAATGATCTGACAGGAGGTATTCCACCTGAGTTGGGTCATCTCAGCCATTTGACATTCCTGAAGCTGAGCCATAACTCCATTTCAGGACCGATTCCGGGAAATATGGGAAACAATTTCAAGATGCAGGGAGTTGATCATTCGTCAGGGAATTCCTCTAACAGCAGATCTGGTTCGGATTTCTGTCAACTGCTCTCCCTAAAGATCCTGTACCTGTCAAACAACAAGCTCACTGGTAAGCTGCCCGACTGCTGGTGGAACCTGCAAAATCTGCAGTTCATCGACTTGTCCAACAATGCATTCTCAGGTGAAATCCCTACAGTCCAGACGAACTACAACTGTTCTCTTGAATCGGTTCATCTTGCCGACAACGGCTTCACCGGTGTTTTTCCATCATCGTTAGAGATGTGTAAGGCGCTGATCACCCTAGATATTGGGAACAACAGATTCTTTGGAGGTATTCCTCCTTGGATTGGGAAAGGCCTTCTGTCGTTGAAGTTTCTTAGCCTGAAATCAAACAACTTCACAGGTGAAATCCCTTCAGAGTTGTCGAATCTCTCTCAACTTCAACTGTTAGACATAAGCAACAACGGTTTGACAGGATTGATTCCCAAATCTTTTGGCAACCTAACTTCCATGAAGAATCCAAATACTTTATCTGCTCAAGAAACATTAGAATGGTCTTCTTACATAAATTGGCTGCTTTACTCGGATGGAATCGATACAATCTGGAAGGGGCAAGAGCAATTTTTCGAAAAAACAATTGAATTACTAACGGGTATCAATTTGTCAGGTAACTCATTGTCGCAGTGTATCCCTGATGAGTTAACAACCCTCCAAGGCCTTCTATTTCTGAACTTGTCAAGAAACCATCTGTCATGCGGCATACCTAAAAACATTGGTAATACGAAAAATCTAGAGTTCCTTGACCTCTCATTGAACTAA
- the LOC4349188 gene encoding uncharacterized protein: MAGGGDELKLLGMWASPYVLRVKFALSLKGLSYEYVEEDLMNKSDLLLSSNPVNKKVPVLIHNGKPVCESQVILQYLDEAFPGAGATLLPADPHERAVARFWAAFNDDTLVEASQAASWGKTEEERAEGEKKVVEALEKMEVGLRECSKGKPFFGGDTVGYLDVVLGGFLAWVRATDVMRGVKRFDPATTPLLAAWAERFVELDAAKAVMPDMDKMIEFGKVLQARAAAATNKKLMAGAGDELKLLGMWTSPFALRVKLALSFKGLSYEYAEEDLSNKSELLLSSNPVHKKVPVLIHNGKPICESQVIVQYIDEAFPGAGVPLLPSDPYERAVARFWAAYIDDKLLKSWLQASMGKTEEEKAEALKETFTAVANLEAAFEECSKGKPFFGGDAVGYLDVTLGALVSWVHAGEALYGMRLFDATRSPLLDAWVDRFAALDAAMAVLPDAGTLAEYAKKRQAERAAAAAANN, translated from the exons atggccggaggaggagacgagctGAAGCTGCTGGGCATGTGGGCGAGCCCGTACGTTCTGCGAGTGAAGTTCGCGCTCAGTCTCAAGGGCCTCAGCTACGAGTACGTCGAGGAGGATCTCATGAACAAGAGCGACCTCCTCCTCAGCTCCAACCCGGTGAACAAGAAGGTGCCCGTGCTCATCCACAACGGCAAGCCCGTCTGCGAGTCGCAGGTCATCCTCCAGTACCTCGACGAGGCgttccccggcgccggcgccaccctcctccccgccgaccCCCACGAACGCGCCGTCGCTCGCTTCTGGGCCGCCTTCAACGACGACACG CTGGTGGAGGCGTCGcaggcggcgtcgtgggggaagacggaggaggagagggcggaGGGGGAGAAGAAGGTGGTGGAGGCGCTGGAGAAGATGGAGGTCGGGCTGAGGGAGTGCTCCAAGGGGAAGCCCTTCTTCGGCGGCGACACCGTCGGGTACCTCGACGTCGTGCTCGGCGGCTTCCTCGCGTGGGTGCGCGCCACCGACGTGATGCGCGGCGTCAAGAGGTTCGACCCGGCCACCACCCCGCTGCTGGCGGCGTGGGCCGAGCGCTTCGTGGAGCTGGACGCCGCCAAGGCCGTCATGCCGGACATGGACAAGATGATCGAGTTCGGCAAGGTGCTGCaggctcgcgccgccgccgccaccaac AAGAAGCTAATGGCCGGAGCAGGAGATGAGCTGAAGCTGCTGGGCATGTGGACGAGCCCGTTCGCTCTGCGAGTGAAGCTTGCGCTCAGCTTCAAGGGCCTGAGCTACGAGTACGCCGAGGAGGACCTCAGCAACAAGAGCGAGCTGCTGCTCAGCTCCAACCCGGTGCACAAGAAGGTGCCCGTGCTCATCCACAACGGCAAGCCCATCTGCGAGTCGCAGGTCATCGTGCAGTACATCGACGAGGCGttccccggcgccggcgtgcccctcctcccctccgaccCCTACGAGCGCGCCGTCGCTCGCTTCTGGGCCGCCTACATCGACGACAAG CTGTTGAAGTCGTGGCTGCAGGCGTCGATGGGCaagacggaggaggagaaggcggaggcgtTGAAGGAGACGTTCACAGCGGTGGCGAACCTGGAGGCGGCCTTCGAGGAGTGCTCCAAGGGGAAGCCCTTcttcggcggcgacgccgtcggGTACCTGGACGTCACGCTCGGCGCCCTGGTCAGCtgggtgcacgccggcgaggcccTGTACGGGATGAGGCTCTTCGATGCCACCAGGAGCCCGCTCCTGGACGCGTGGGTGGACCGCTTCGCCGCACTGGATGCGGCCATGGCGGTCTTGCCGGACGCCGGCACATTAGCCGAGTACGCCAAGAAGAGGCAGGCGGAGCGGGCAGCCGCCGCGGCTGCGAACAACTGA